A stretch of the Papaver somniferum cultivar HN1 chromosome 6, ASM357369v1, whole genome shotgun sequence genome encodes the following:
- the LOC113286608 gene encoding CBL-interacting serine/threonine-protein kinase 8-like isoform X2, which produces MGLRKVGKYEVGRTIGEGTFAKVKFAQNTETGESVAMKVLDRSTIIRHKMVDQIKREISIMKLVRHPYVVRLHEVLASRAKIYIILEFITGGELFDKIVHRGRLSETEARRYFQQLIDGVDYCHSKGVYHRDLKPENLLLDSQGNLRISDFGLSALPEEGVSLLRTTCGTPNYVAPEVLSHKGYVGSVADVWSCGVILYVLLAGYLPFDELDLTTLYNKIGKAEFSCPSWFPVGAKSLIYRILDPNPQTRIRMDDIRDDEWFKRSYVAVRPIEYEDVNLDDVYAAFDDPEAKAEQCGNENMAPITLNAFDLIILSQGLNLASIFDRGQDAKHQTRFLSTKPAKVVLSSMEVVAQSMGYKTHIRNYKMRMEGLSANKTGLFSVILEIFEVAPSFFMVDVQKAAGETAEYLKFYKNFCSNLNDIIWKPPTSGSTKSWISRSTKS; this is translated from the exons ATGGGTTTAAGGAAAGTGGGAAAGTATGAAGTAGGTAGAACAATTGGAGAAGGAACATTTGCAAAAGTGAAATTTGCTCAAAATACAGAGACTGGTGAAAGTGTTGCTATGAAAGTTCTTGATCGTTCTACTATCATCAGACACAAGATGGTTGATCAG ATCAAGAGGGAGATATCAATTATGAAGCTTGTTAGGCATCCATATGTTGTTCGCCTCCATGAGGTATTAGCGAGTCGTGCAAAGATATACATTATACTGGAGTTCATAACAGGTGGTGAATTATTCGATAAGATT GTTCACAGAGGGCGACTCAGTGAGACAGAAGCTAGGAGATACTTCCAGCAACTTATTGATGGGGTGGATTATTGCCACAGTAAGGGGGTCTATCATcgagatttgaag CCAGAAAACCTTCTTCTTGACTCCCAAGGAAATCTGAGGATTTCAGATTTTGGACTTAGTGCTTTGCCTGAAGAA ggtgttagcCTTCTGCGCACCACTTGTGGAACTCCTAATTACGTTGCACCAGAG GTTCTGAGCCACAAAGGTTATGTTGGTTCTGTAGCAGATGTCTGGTCTTGTGGCGTCATTCTTTACGTTTTGTTGGCAGGCTATCTTCCATTCGATGAGCTTGATCTTACCACCTTGTACAACAAG attgGGAAAGCAGAGTTTTCCTGTCCATCTTGGTTTCCTGTTGGTGCAAAGTCCTTAATATATAGAATACTGGACCCAAATCCTCAAACT CGCATCCGAATGGACGATATCAGGGATGACGAGTGGTTTAAGAGGAGTTACGTTGCTGTTAGGCCTATTGAATATGAGGATGTTAACCTTGATGATGTATATGCTGCCTTTGATGATCCCGAG GCTAAAGCTGAACAGTGCGGAAATGAAAACATGGCACCCATAACGCTAAACGCATTTGACCTTATCATTCTTTCTCAAGGCCTGAACCTTGCATCAATCTTTGACCGTGGACAG GATGCGAAACACCAGACACGCTTTCTTTCAACTAAACCAGCTAAAGTTGTTTTATCAAGTATGGAAGTTGTTGCACAGTCGATGGGTTACAAGACCCACATTCGTAATTATAAG ATGAGAATGGAAGGTCTTTCAGCAAATAAAACTGGACTCTTCTCTGTTATTTTGGAG ATTTTTGAGGTCGCTCCTTCGTTCTTCATGGTGGATGTTCAGAAAGCAGCTGGCGAGACTGCCGAATACCTTAAG TTCTACAAAAACTTCTGTAGCAATCTCAACGATATCATCTGGAAACCGCCAACGTCTGGATCCACCAAGTCCTGGATCAGTAGGAGTACAAAGAGCTGA
- the LOC113286608 gene encoding CBL-interacting serine/threonine-protein kinase 8-like isoform X1 gives MGLRKVGKYEVGRTIGEGTFAKVKFAQNTETGESVAMKVLDRSTIIRHKMVDQIKREISIMKLVRHPYVVRLHEVLASRAKIYIILEFITGGELFDKIVHRGRLSETEARRYFQQLIDGVDYCHSKGVYHRDLKPENLLLDSQGNLRISDFGLSALPEEGVSLLRTTCGTPNYVAPEVLSHKGYVGSVADVWSCGVILYVLLAGYLPFDELDLTTLYNKIGKAEFSCPSWFPVGAKSLIYRILDPNPQTRIRMDDIRDDEWFKRSYVAVRPIEYEDVNLDDVYAAFDDPEDQQAKAEQCGNENMAPITLNAFDLIILSQGLNLASIFDRGQDAKHQTRFLSTKPAKVVLSSMEVVAQSMGYKTHIRNYKMRMEGLSANKTGLFSVILEIFEVAPSFFMVDVQKAAGETAEYLKFYKNFCSNLNDIIWKPPTSGSTKSWISRSTKS, from the exons ATGGGTTTAAGGAAAGTGGGAAAGTATGAAGTAGGTAGAACAATTGGAGAAGGAACATTTGCAAAAGTGAAATTTGCTCAAAATACAGAGACTGGTGAAAGTGTTGCTATGAAAGTTCTTGATCGTTCTACTATCATCAGACACAAGATGGTTGATCAG ATCAAGAGGGAGATATCAATTATGAAGCTTGTTAGGCATCCATATGTTGTTCGCCTCCATGAGGTATTAGCGAGTCGTGCAAAGATATACATTATACTGGAGTTCATAACAGGTGGTGAATTATTCGATAAGATT GTTCACAGAGGGCGACTCAGTGAGACAGAAGCTAGGAGATACTTCCAGCAACTTATTGATGGGGTGGATTATTGCCACAGTAAGGGGGTCTATCATcgagatttgaag CCAGAAAACCTTCTTCTTGACTCCCAAGGAAATCTGAGGATTTCAGATTTTGGACTTAGTGCTTTGCCTGAAGAA ggtgttagcCTTCTGCGCACCACTTGTGGAACTCCTAATTACGTTGCACCAGAG GTTCTGAGCCACAAAGGTTATGTTGGTTCTGTAGCAGATGTCTGGTCTTGTGGCGTCATTCTTTACGTTTTGTTGGCAGGCTATCTTCCATTCGATGAGCTTGATCTTACCACCTTGTACAACAAG attgGGAAAGCAGAGTTTTCCTGTCCATCTTGGTTTCCTGTTGGTGCAAAGTCCTTAATATATAGAATACTGGACCCAAATCCTCAAACT CGCATCCGAATGGACGATATCAGGGATGACGAGTGGTTTAAGAGGAGTTACGTTGCTGTTAGGCCTATTGAATATGAGGATGTTAACCTTGATGATGTATATGCTGCCTTTGATGATCCCGAG GATCAGCAGGCTAAAGCTGAACAGTGCGGAAATGAAAACATGGCACCCATAACGCTAAACGCATTTGACCTTATCATTCTTTCTCAAGGCCTGAACCTTGCATCAATCTTTGACCGTGGACAG GATGCGAAACACCAGACACGCTTTCTTTCAACTAAACCAGCTAAAGTTGTTTTATCAAGTATGGAAGTTGTTGCACAGTCGATGGGTTACAAGACCCACATTCGTAATTATAAG ATGAGAATGGAAGGTCTTTCAGCAAATAAAACTGGACTCTTCTCTGTTATTTTGGAG ATTTTTGAGGTCGCTCCTTCGTTCTTCATGGTGGATGTTCAGAAAGCAGCTGGCGAGACTGCCGAATACCTTAAG TTCTACAAAAACTTCTGTAGCAATCTCAACGATATCATCTGGAAACCGCCAACGTCTGGATCCACCAAGTCCTGGATCAGTAGGAGTACAAAGAGCTGA